A window from Halomicrobium urmianum encodes these proteins:
- a CDS encoding translation initiation factor eIF-1A, with protein MSENSGRRNLRMPNSDEMFGVVTEHNGGNHVRVQCEDGKERMGRIPGRMKFRTWIEVDDVVVIEPWDWQDEKGNIEWRYTSQDADQLRDEGHID; from the coding sequence GTGAGCGAAAATTCCGGGCGTCGGAACCTCCGAATGCCCAACAGTGACGAGATGTTCGGCGTTGTGACGGAACACAACGGCGGCAATCACGTTCGAGTGCAGTGCGAGGACGGCAAGGAGCGCATGGGCCGGATCCCCGGCCGCATGAAGTTCCGGACGTGGATCGAGGTCGACGACGTCGTCGTCATCGAGCCGTGGGACTGGCAGGACGAGAAGGGCAACATCGAGTGGCGCTACACCAGCCAGGACGCGGACCAGCTGCGCGACGAAGGTCACATCGACTGA
- a CDS encoding Rieske (2Fe-2S) protein, with product MGDPPRVTVSSEGGEESVRVHDDSGTVETDDAAFSFSVDGLSSADGSDDESAGAGDGTDGDADPRRICAADAVPADGTLRCEARSGRRGVEFILHRRGDAVVAWRNSCPHEPEVPLDTGGGAIVRRDSIVCHKHGAQFERDDGVCTHGPCAGDALDSIRVAVEDDAVVLTDERFESARRLD from the coding sequence ATGGGAGATCCGCCGCGAGTGACCGTCAGTTCCGAGGGCGGTGAAGAGTCCGTCCGGGTCCACGACGACAGCGGGACCGTCGAGACGGACGACGCCGCGTTCAGCTTCAGCGTCGACGGGCTGTCGAGCGCGGACGGGAGTGACGACGAGAGCGCGGGTGCGGGCGACGGCACGGACGGCGACGCCGATCCCCGCCGCATCTGCGCCGCCGACGCGGTCCCCGCGGACGGGACGCTGCGCTGCGAGGCGCGATCAGGGCGGCGCGGCGTCGAGTTCATTCTCCATCGGCGGGGCGACGCCGTCGTCGCGTGGCGCAACTCCTGCCCGCACGAGCCCGAGGTCCCACTGGACACGGGCGGCGGCGCGATCGTCCGGCGGGACTCGATCGTCTGCCACAAGCACGGCGCGCAGTTCGAGCGCGACGACGGCGTCTGCACGCACGGGCCCTGCGCGGGCGACGCGCTCGACTCGATCCGCGTCGCCGTCGAGGACGATGCCGTCGTGCTGACCGACGAGCGCTTCGAGTCCGCGCGTCGGCTGGACTGA
- the dpsA gene encoding DNA starvation/stationary phase protection protein DpsA has protein sequence MSTQETVRREAGTVEENPVRLDQDKAEQIAEALNTGLADAYVLYHQLYKHHWNVEGAEHLPIHEFLQEAYEDVEAAADEVAERAQALGGVPHASMPALSDAATVEPEDEDVYDIRTSFENDLEIYGDVIDHYLEDDTLVLESALK, from the coding sequence ATGAGTACCCAAGAGACCGTCCGCCGGGAAGCCGGGACCGTCGAAGAGAACCCCGTCCGACTGGATCAGGATAAGGCCGAGCAGATCGCCGAGGCCCTGAACACCGGCCTGGCCGACGCGTACGTCCTCTACCACCAGCTCTACAAGCACCACTGGAACGTCGAGGGCGCCGAGCACCTCCCGATCCACGAGTTCCTGCAGGAGGCCTACGAGGACGTCGAGGCGGCCGCCGACGAGGTCGCCGAGCGCGCCCAGGCCCTGGGCGGCGTCCCCCACGCCAGCATGCCGGCGCTGTCAGACGCCGCGACTGTCGAGCCCGAGGACGAGGACGTCTACGACATCCGGACGTCCTTCGAGAACGACCTGGAAATCTACGGCGACGTCATCGACCACTACCTCGAGGACGACACCCTCGTCCTCGAGTCCGCACTGAAGTAG
- a CDS encoding FecCD family ABC transporter permease, which translates to MSSDSYSEPKADDADSSDRFVISGWRALLDRQLASVVVGSLVIFAVSAFVQIRYGSYELSIGEAFAAVFDPAVIGDPNVLAGLLLGGEFPDVETATLIVWNIRIPRIIVGVFVGANLAVSGAIFQAVTRNELASPYVLGVSAGAGLAVLVVLILVPALSNYLPFVAALGGATAFLLVYAIAWQGGTSPVRLILAGVIVAMIGNSLQTGLFFFAGNTGVVQTALSWLTGSLTGKDWAQVRLALPWTAIAVTLALAGSRQLNVLLLGEQTASSLGMNVERTRFGLSVVAIAAASIAVAVAGLVAFVGLVVPHLVRNLVGSDYRRLMVGCVFAGPALVTAADVGARLALSPLQLPVGIVTGLLGGPYFLYLMRRNRNVGDF; encoded by the coding sequence ATGAGTAGCGACTCCTATTCCGAGCCCAAAGCCGACGACGCGGACTCCAGCGACCGGTTCGTCATCAGCGGCTGGCGTGCTCTCCTCGATCGACAGCTCGCGTCGGTCGTCGTCGGTAGCCTCGTCATCTTCGCTGTCAGTGCGTTCGTCCAGATCCGATACGGCTCCTACGAGCTGTCGATCGGTGAGGCGTTCGCCGCCGTGTTCGATCCGGCTGTCATCGGCGATCCGAACGTCCTCGCTGGCCTGCTCCTCGGCGGCGAGTTTCCGGACGTCGAGACGGCGACGCTCATCGTCTGGAACATCCGCATTCCGCGGATCATCGTGGGCGTGTTCGTGGGCGCGAACCTCGCGGTGTCGGGCGCCATCTTCCAGGCGGTCACCCGGAACGAACTCGCCAGCCCGTACGTGCTCGGCGTGAGCGCCGGCGCCGGCCTCGCCGTGCTGGTCGTACTCATTCTGGTGCCGGCCCTGTCGAACTACTTGCCGTTCGTCGCCGCGCTGGGCGGTGCGACGGCGTTCCTGCTCGTGTACGCGATCGCCTGGCAGGGCGGCACCAGCCCGGTCCGGCTCATTCTCGCCGGCGTCATCGTAGCGATGATCGGCAATTCCCTGCAGACCGGCCTGTTCTTTTTCGCCGGCAACACCGGCGTCGTTCAGACGGCGCTCTCGTGGCTGACCGGCTCGCTCACCGGGAAGGACTGGGCGCAGGTGCGACTGGCGCTTCCGTGGACGGCGATAGCGGTGACGCTGGCGCTGGCGGGATCGCGGCAGCTCAACGTGCTCCTGCTCGGTGAACAAACGGCCAGTTCGCTCGGTATGAACGTCGAACGTACCCGCTTCGGACTGTCGGTGGTCGCGATCGCCGCTGCGTCGATCGCGGTCGCCGTCGCCGGTCTCGTCGCGTTCGTCGGTCTCGTCGTCCCGCACCTGGTGCGAAACCTCGTCGGCAGCGATTACCGGCGGCTCATGGTCGGGTGTGTGTTCGCCGGACCGGCCCTTGTGACTGCGGCGGACGTCGGTGCCCGGCTCGCGCTGTCACCCCTCCAGCTACCGGTCGGGATCGTTACCGGCCTACTCGGCGGTCCGTACTTCCTCTACCTCATGCGTCGCAACCGCAACGTCGGTGACTTCTGA
- a CDS encoding ABC transporter substrate-binding protein, translating to MDPSRRRVLTAGAGIASSLLAGCAELSGDGTGGGEGDSTPQDTDEGTPTDTETETATETDTSDSVSMAPVGEVTFESVPEKWIAYDGAYADMAVALGQSDGITGIGYADRYYTYVYDEIDGVSVDRSVLTENELLGDTIPKEPFYQLDNDVHLMDPNMLINWFGWSQSDVDEITENVAPFFGNLIFRREDKWHDYRYYTLYQAFEKVAQVFQEEERYAAFKEYHDEFIAEVQSQLPPADSRPNVLLVYAAADQPDQFSPYRLNDQGTSKKQWHDLGVSDALAGTGIEGLSTSDRGKIDYETMLDIDPDVIMVRGHERKSPEEFRDTVLAYMQDHEVAGELTAVQNGRVYRGGFLHQGPIQNFFLTERAAQQLFPDTFGEVSGDEQLFDRQRIADIVAGDV from the coding sequence ATGGACCCGAGCCGAAGACGTGTACTGACCGCTGGTGCAGGTATCGCAAGTTCCCTTCTCGCCGGTTGTGCCGAGTTGTCCGGCGACGGTACCGGCGGCGGTGAAGGCGATTCGACGCCGCAGGACACCGACGAGGGGACGCCGACCGACACTGAAACCGAGACGGCGACGGAGACCGACACGTCCGATTCGGTGTCCATGGCGCCGGTCGGGGAGGTCACCTTCGAGTCGGTCCCCGAGAAGTGGATCGCCTACGACGGCGCCTACGCCGACATGGCGGTCGCGCTCGGCCAGTCCGACGGCATCACCGGCATCGGCTACGCCGACCGCTACTACACGTACGTCTACGACGAGATCGACGGCGTCAGCGTCGATCGGTCGGTGCTGACCGAGAACGAGCTGCTCGGAGACACCATCCCCAAGGAGCCGTTCTACCAGCTGGACAACGACGTCCACCTCATGGACCCGAACATGTTGATCAACTGGTTCGGCTGGTCGCAGTCCGACGTCGACGAGATCACCGAGAACGTCGCGCCGTTCTTCGGCAACCTCATCTTCCGCCGCGAGGACAAGTGGCACGACTACCGCTACTACACCCTCTACCAGGCCTTCGAGAAGGTCGCGCAGGTCTTCCAGGAGGAAGAGCGCTACGCCGCGTTCAAGGAGTACCACGACGAGTTCATCGCGGAGGTTCAGAGCCAGCTCCCGCCCGCGGACTCGCGACCGAACGTGCTGCTGGTGTACGCCGCTGCAGATCAGCCGGACCAGTTCTCGCCCTATCGCCTCAACGATCAGGGCACGAGCAAGAAGCAGTGGCACGACTTGGGGGTCAGCGACGCGCTCGCCGGGACCGGCATCGAGGGACTGAGCACGTCCGATCGGGGGAAGATCGACTACGAGACGATGCTCGACATCGACCCCGACGTCATCATGGTCCGCGGACACGAGCGCAAGTCCCCCGAGGAGTTCCGGGACACCGTGCTCGCGTACATGCAGGACCACGAGGTCGCCGGCGAGCTGACGGCCGTCCAGAACGGCCGGGTCTATCGCGGCGGGTTCCTCCACCAGGGTCCGATCCAGAACTTCTTCCTCACCGAGCGGGCCGCCCAGCAGCTCTTCCCGGACACCTTCGGAGAAGTGTCTGGCGACGAGCAACTGTTCGACCGACAGCGGATCGCTGACATCGTGGCCGGCGATGTCTGA
- a CDS encoding ABC transporter ATP-binding protein, with the protein MVEHTADASTAEPQPAAREVPSEEVRSALHADAIEVGYPTTDEPVVDVGRVDLPEGEITALVGPNGSGKSTLLRTLSGQLAPDSGAVVLDGSDVQSYGSKELARKLGLLSQENESPGSITVEELIYHGRYPHRGVFEGRTEADHAAVDRAIGLAGIDHLRETAVGNLSGGQKQLVWIAMVLAQDTDVLLLDEPTTFLDLRHQLRVMDVIQTLNEQRDVTVGVVLHDISQAARFADYVIALKDGDVYDWGPPTDVLTERLLADVFSVEAAVSYDPEIRITPKRALD; encoded by the coding sequence ATGGTAGAACACACCGCAGACGCGTCGACGGCAGAACCGCAACCGGCCGCCAGAGAGGTGCCGTCCGAGGAGGTGCGGAGCGCTCTCCACGCCGACGCCATCGAAGTCGGGTATCCGACCACTGACGAACCGGTTGTGGATGTCGGCCGGGTCGACCTGCCCGAGGGGGAGATCACCGCGCTCGTCGGGCCGAACGGCAGCGGCAAGAGCACGCTGCTGCGGACGCTGTCCGGGCAACTCGCTCCCGACTCGGGCGCCGTTGTTCTGGACGGTAGCGACGTGCAGTCGTACGGTAGCAAGGAGCTCGCCCGGAAGCTCGGCCTGCTCTCCCAGGAGAACGAGTCCCCCGGGAGCATCACCGTGGAAGAGCTCATCTATCACGGCCGGTATCCCCACCGCGGCGTCTTCGAGGGGCGAACGGAGGCCGACCACGCGGCCGTGGACCGGGCAATCGGTCTCGCCGGCATCGATCACCTCCGAGAGACCGCGGTCGGCAACCTCAGCGGCGGGCAGAAGCAACTGGTCTGGATCGCGATGGTCCTCGCACAGGACACCGACGTGCTCCTGCTCGACGAGCCGACCACGTTCCTCGATCTCCGCCATCAGCTCCGCGTCATGGACGTGATCCAGACGCTCAACGAACAGCGCGACGTCACCGTCGGCGTGGTCCTCCACGACATCTCGCAGGCCGCCCGCTTCGCCGACTACGTGATTGCGCTCAAGGACGGCGACGTGTACGACTGGGGCCCACCGACGGACGTCTTGACCGAGCGGCTCCTCGCGGACGTCTTCTCCGTCGAGGCCGCCGTGTCCTACGACCCCGAAATCCGCATCACGCCGAAACGCGCCCTGGACTGA
- a CDS encoding FAD-dependent oxidoreductase, producing MVDTCDAEATDEANEYDVVVVGGGVAGLTAGAFTARADLTTLVIDASGSILRRNAHLENFPGFPAGVNARQLLDLLAEQAETAGCERCEAAVTTVETGDDGFAVETEGGDRYAADYVIAATKNETGYLDDVDGVGLIDRGKTFVDVDERGRTGVDGLYAAGRMAEKPHQAAVAAGHGAEVAVTLLEDTDEPFYHDWVAPDGYFTDRGRDLPPGCEEIDAEERQRREADSLETMRERFGEPHPDEQETHPSLEE from the coding sequence ATGGTAGACACGTGTGACGCTGAGGCGACCGACGAGGCGAACGAGTACGACGTCGTCGTCGTCGGCGGCGGCGTCGCGGGGCTGACCGCGGGCGCGTTCACCGCGCGCGCCGACCTGACGACGCTGGTGATCGACGCCAGCGGTTCCATCCTCCGGCGCAACGCCCACCTGGAGAACTTCCCCGGCTTCCCCGCCGGTGTCAACGCCCGCCAGTTGCTCGACCTGCTCGCCGAGCAGGCCGAGACCGCCGGCTGCGAGCGCTGCGAGGCCGCGGTGACGACCGTCGAGACGGGAGACGACGGCTTCGCGGTCGAGACGGAGGGCGGCGACCGCTACGCGGCCGACTACGTCATCGCCGCGACGAAGAACGAGACGGGCTACCTCGACGACGTCGACGGCGTCGGCCTGATCGACCGCGGGAAGACCTTCGTCGACGTCGACGAGCGGGGCCGAACGGGCGTCGACGGCCTCTACGCGGCCGGGCGTATGGCCGAGAAGCCCCATCAGGCCGCCGTCGCCGCCGGTCACGGAGCGGAGGTCGCGGTGACGCTGCTGGAAGACACCGACGAACCGTTCTACCACGACTGGGTCGCCCCGGACGGCTACTTCACCGACCGCGGGCGCGACCTCCCGCCGGGCTGCGAGGAGATCGACGCCGAGGAGCGCCAGCGCCGCGAGGCGGACTCGCTGGAGACGATGCGCGAGCGGTTCGGCGAGCCCCACCCGGACGAGCAGGAGACCCACCCCAGTCTGGAGGAGTAG
- a CDS encoding TrmB family transcriptional regulator, translating into MSDLTDLGLSSYEARAYRTLLSLGPATAREVAEAGDVPMGRIYDVLNGLSGRDLVTVRDGDPTRYVAADPDAATNRLLTERRRELRDRLDRYEDVAASVGEELAPLVPTESQYWSMDLGDEAAARAMGEQLERAAESILSVVAAPYDAAAAADYEAEVDAYLERVGANLEVKLLTTPALVERGPTDRLAAALESTADFAVRTAAPIHLTYEVLDDREVYVDVPAPFSAGERVGGVVVRDGDAAAEFEARFREAWADATPVEPAALAE; encoded by the coding sequence ATGAGCGATCTGACGGATCTGGGGCTCTCGAGCTACGAGGCGCGCGCCTACCGGACGCTGCTGTCGCTCGGTCCGGCGACGGCGCGCGAGGTGGCCGAGGCCGGCGACGTCCCGATGGGCCGGATCTACGACGTCCTGAACGGGCTGTCGGGCCGGGACCTCGTCACCGTTCGCGACGGCGATCCCACCCGCTACGTCGCGGCCGACCCCGACGCCGCGACCAACCGACTGCTGACGGAGCGCCGCAGGGAACTGCGGGACAGGCTGGACCGCTACGAGGACGTCGCCGCCTCCGTCGGCGAGGAACTGGCGCCGCTGGTGCCGACGGAGAGCCAGTACTGGTCGATGGACCTCGGCGACGAGGCGGCCGCGCGGGCCATGGGCGAGCAGTTGGAACGGGCGGCGGAGTCGATCCTGTCCGTCGTCGCCGCGCCCTACGACGCGGCGGCCGCGGCCGACTACGAGGCCGAGGTCGACGCCTACCTGGAGCGCGTCGGCGCGAATCTCGAGGTGAAGCTACTGACGACGCCGGCCCTCGTCGAGCGGGGGCCGACCGATCGGCTGGCGGCGGCCCTGGAGAGCACCGCGGACTTCGCGGTCCGCACGGCGGCCCCGATCCACCTGACCTATGAGGTGCTCGACGACCGCGAGGTGTACGTCGACGTGCCCGCGCCGTTCAGCGCCGGCGAGCGCGTCGGCGGCGTGGTCGTCCGGGACGGAGACGCCGCCGCCGAGTTCGAGGCCCGCTTCCGCGAGGCGTGGGCGGACGCGACGCCGGTCGAGCCGGCCGCGCTCGCCGAATAG
- a CDS encoding DMT family transporter, with protein MRPYLLLALAIASELTGTTALKYADGFSNPLPSVVVVVTYLTAFYLLSATLQELPVGLVYATWAAAGIVGAAAIGVVAFDESVDAAGLVGIALIVAGVAVLNLFSETYAPAH; from the coding sequence ATGCGACCGTACCTGCTGCTGGCGCTGGCGATCGCGTCGGAACTGACGGGCACCACCGCGCTGAAGTACGCCGACGGCTTCTCGAACCCGCTGCCGAGCGTCGTGGTGGTCGTGACCTACCTGACCGCGTTCTACCTGCTGAGCGCGACCCTCCAGGAGCTCCCGGTCGGACTCGTGTACGCCACCTGGGCGGCCGCGGGCATCGTCGGCGCCGCGGCGATCGGCGTGGTGGCGTTCGACGAGTCCGTCGACGCGGCCGGACTGGTCGGTATTGCCCTGATCGTCGCCGGCGTCGCCGTGCTGAACCTCTTCTCGGAGACGTACGCGCCGGCGCACTGA
- a CDS encoding cupin domain-containing protein has translation MERASLDDADRWFDVLLTSDDAQAAAMTLSAGQSTGGPDNRHRESDQWLFVASGTGTATVDGEAVDLASGDLLRIEAGEAHEIVAGDEPLETLNLYVPPEY, from the coding sequence ATGGAGCGCGCCAGCCTCGACGACGCGGACCGGTGGTTCGACGTCCTCCTGACGAGCGACGACGCGCAGGCGGCCGCGATGACGCTCTCGGCGGGGCAGTCCACAGGGGGACCGGACAACCGCCACCGCGAGAGCGACCAGTGGCTGTTCGTCGCCTCGGGAACCGGGACGGCGACCGTCGACGGCGAGGCGGTCGACCTCGCGTCCGGCGACCTCCTCCGGATCGAGGCCGGCGAGGCCCACGAGATCGTCGCCGGCGACGAGCCCCTAGAGACGCTGAACCTCTACGTGCCGCCGGAGTACTGA
- a CDS encoding helix-turn-helix transcriptional regulator has protein sequence MTRRRIDAVVAIIVTAVLLGGGALSWQAYQRQRALDQAGGSMMGGSMGTMHGPNPLWFAFGTLLVVAVVAGGYLLVRDEVSAADGSAQSMPDGASTEPAGATESPEGASRPDESIDPEAQPRDRVLDLLPDDERRVLEPVCTSPGITQIELRDRSGFSKSKVSQTVSGLEERGLLYRERQGRTYRIYPSDDLQRRTAEQ, from the coding sequence GTGACTCGCCGTCGCATCGACGCAGTCGTCGCGATCATCGTCACGGCCGTGCTACTGGGCGGCGGAGCGCTCAGCTGGCAGGCCTATCAGCGCCAGCGCGCTCTGGACCAGGCCGGAGGCTCTATGATGGGCGGATCGATGGGAACGATGCACGGGCCGAACCCCCTCTGGTTTGCCTTCGGGACGCTTCTCGTCGTGGCCGTCGTCGCCGGGGGGTATCTGCTCGTTCGCGACGAGGTTTCGGCTGCGGACGGGAGCGCCCAGTCGATGCCTGACGGGGCCAGTACGGAACCCGCCGGTGCGACCGAGTCGCCGGAGGGGGCGTCGCGACCGGACGAGTCGATCGATCCCGAGGCGCAACCGCGGGACCGCGTGCTCGATCTGCTCCCGGACGACGAACGCCGCGTCCTCGAACCGGTCTGTACCTCCCCCGGGATCACGCAGATCGAACTGCGGGACCGATCCGGGTTCTCGAAGAGCAAAGTGAGCCAGACCGTGAGCGGTCTCGAAGAGCGCGGGCTGTTGTACCGGGAGCGACAGGGGCGGACCTACCGGATCTATCCGAGCGACGACCTCCAGCGCCGGACAGCAGAGCAGTAG